AAGACGTAGATCGTCTATTTAAATTAATTGATAACAATATGGAGACAGTAATTGTTCCTATCGATGAAGTAAGTACTAATCAAATAAAAAAATTGCAATCAACGTGCTCCATGAAATCCTTATTTCGTAATTTGCAGCTTTATACGGTCCAGATATATCAAAAGGAATTTCAGAATTTTTTACAAGCTGGGGAATTAAAAGAGGTACGACAAGGAGTGTTTGTACTACATAATTGTACAAAATGGTACAAGGAGGATATTGGCATTATGCCATTCTCAGAAGAGCATCATACGAGAGAGATTTTTATGAATTAAAAAATAAGGAGGATGTAACATGAAATATGGAGTTCAACTTCATGTATGGGGGGAATATGCATGTTTTACCCGTCCAGAACTCAAACCAGAAAGAGGTAGTTATGATGTAATTACTCCATCCGCCGCGCGTGGGATATTGGAAGCTATCCTATGGAAGCCTTCTATTAATTGGATTGTAGATCGTATTCACGTCCTGAATGAAATTAAGTTTGCAACCATTCGACGTAATGAACTATCACATGTAATTCCATCTGGTCATATAAAAACTGCGATAGAAAAAGATAAACCAATAAAGCGACAAATTATTACCAATGACAAGGAGAGGCAACAACGTTCATCGATGATCTTAAAAAATCCTGCTTATTTGATTGAAGCGCACGTTGAGTTAACTTCTTTAGCTTATGAATCTGATACTCTTGAAAAATATTTTAATATGTTTGTACGTAGAGCCAGAAAAGGACAATGTATTCATAATCCGTATCTTGGATGTAGAGAATTTGCAGCTAATTTTTCTTATGTTGAAAAGGATGATGACATATTCCATCAATCATGTTATAGAGAAACTCCTGATAGAGATTTAGGTTTAATGCTTTGGGATTTAAATTATCAAAGAAAAAGGGAGTCCTTTCATTTTCACGCTAAGATGCGTCAAGGGGTCATTGATATATCTACGTCGGTAAAGAAAGAAGGAATAAGACTTTGATCTTACAGTCGCTATATCAGCATTATATTGATATGTCAAAAATGTCAATGATTGATAAGTATTATTATTCCACGGAAAAGGTCTCATTTGTTCTTGAGATTTCATTAGATGGTGGCTTATTAAATATCTTAGATGTTCGTGACATGGAGAGGAACCACCTTATTCCTATTAAAATGAGCGTACCTCAACATGTAGGTAGGTCTAGTAATGTAAAACCATATTTTCTATGTGACACACTTGAATACTTATTAGGATATATACCTCCAAAGAGTATAAATAGTAGGGAAAAATTTGAAGGTTGCAAGTTACTCCATTTTGAGGTTTTATCAAGAACATTGGATGAAGAAGCTCAGGCCGTTATCCGATTTTATCAAAATTGGGATATAAATCAGGTCACAGAAAATCCTATTGTTCGGTCTATAACAAATATCTTAAATGAATCAGGTCTAGCTGTAATTAAAGTAGAGGGGAGTGATCATTACTTACATGATAAACCAATCATTTACGAAAAATGGATTGAATACCAAAAGAAACTCATAAAAAAGACATCTAAAGCTGGGCAATGTCTTGTCACAGGAGAATACTCAGAGGAGATTGCTAGAATTCATGATCTACCCATAAAAGGAATCAAGAATGCACATTCAACAGGTGCTTCTCTCGTTTGTTTCAATCAAGATTCATTCAAATCCTATGGAAAAGATCAAGGTTTTAATGCCCCCACTAGTTATAAGGCCGTATTTGGATATACCACAGCTTTAAATCAATTACTAAATTCCGAAAATAATTGCATACACCATATAGGAGATATGACTACTGTATTTTGGAGCAGGACCAATCATATAGAAAAAGAGCAGGAACATGCGAGTTTTTTTCGTTCACTTATTGTTGAAGACAAGCACGAGGGAAGTGATCAAGACAAATCATTAAAGGACTTGTTCGAACGAATTAGGAAAGGATCTGAAATAACGGAAGAAATGAAGACATCTTTGAAGATTCCATTCTATGTGATGGGGCTTTCTCCAAATAAAAAAAGGGTATTCATTCGTTTTTTTTGGCAGGGTAGTATTGAAAAGTTATTAGATAAATGTAGCCAACATGCAAATGACTTAGAAATTGATGGATATATGAATATTGAAAAATCCGTTCCAACGATAACCACCATTCTTTTAGAGACAGTAAGTAAAGAAAAAAAAGTAAACAAAGAATTCTGGAAATCAATTGCATCTCTTGAAGGTCAATTGTTGAGTTCCATCTTAGAAGGTACGTTATATCCTTTTTCATTGTTTGCTGCCATTGTTAATCGGATAAAAGCTGATCAAAATGTGAACAGCACAAAAGCAGCCATTATAAAAGCTTATTTATCACGTTATGCTCGCATTTATAAGAAACGATTATTACAGGAGGTTACCACTGTGGCATTAAACGAACAGACTAGAGATATTCCGTATAGATTAGGTAGGCTATTTGCAGTGCTAGAGAAAGCACAAGCAGATGCTGTAGGTGGCAAAAACAAGTTAAACCGTACGATAAAAGATCGTTTTTTTTCCTCAGCAGTAACTACACCAGGAATAGTTTTTCCTTCTTTGATCGTCACAGCGAATTATCATATGTCGGAATCTACTTATGGTTTTCTTCGTGAAAGGAATATTGAAGAAATTTTGGAGGATGTCAATAATTTTCCTTCTCATCTCAACTCCCAACAACAAGGTGTATTCATATTAGGATATTATCATCAAAAGCAGCACATGTATAAGAAAGGAGAGAAAGTAGATGACAATTCAAAGAACGTACCAACCGATTGAAAGGAGGTATGATTTTGTAATTATTTTTGATGTTACGAACGGAAATCCCAATGGCGATCCGGATGCAGGGAACATGCCACGCGTGGATGGAGAAACTGGTCATGGAATTGTAACGGATGTATGCTTAAAGCGAAGAGTACGAAACTACATCGAAATGATAAAACATGAAGAAACAGGGTTCCAAATTTATGTGACTGAAGGAGTCATACACAATGAACAGCATCGGCAAGCTTACTTTAGTATTCGGGATCAATCTAACATAAAATCTACTGAACCGAAACTTAAACCAAAGGATAAGGAAGAAGCCAATTTATTGGCACAATGGATGTGTGATAATTTTTATGATGTTCGTACTTTTGGAGCGGTTATGTCAAGTAGTGTTAACTGTGGCCAGATTAGAGGACCTGTCCAATTTACGTTCTCACGAAGTGTTGAACCAATCTTTAGTAAGGATATTACGATCACTCGACAATCAGTAACTAAAGAAGGAGAAGATAAACAGCGAACCTTAGGAAAAAAATATATTATACCCTATGCTTTATATCGTATGAATGGATTTATTTCAGCTCATTTTGCTGAAAAATCAAATTTTACTGAAGAAGATTTGAATCTATTGTGGGAAGCAATCGTTCATATGTTTGAACATGATAGATCTGCTTCAAGAGGTGAAATGGTTGTACGTAAACTAATCATCTTTGAACATGATTCCAAGCTTGGAATAGCCCCTGCCCATCAATTATTTGATCGAATAGGAATCCAGAAGGTTTTGGATCAAGATCAACCGGCTCGTTCCTTTCAGGATTATGTAATAGAAATTGAACGCGAAAATCTTCCTGCTGGTGTTTCAATCATTGAAAAATAGTGATAACAGTTATTGGCGTTGTAGGCATAACTCTTCTGGACCTACATGTTGCTAATTGTTAGGTGCGAACCTCTAGCTCACATAAATCCTCAGGAGATTCGCATCCGCATGTTAGTCAGGATATAGTCTTACGTAATATATGAAAGTATACTAGATTTAAAAGTGTGGTTCGCAAAAAATAATGCATGAAACCTTTTAGTACGCTGTTTTTAAGCAATACTATCGCTCCTTATACAGGAGCGTGGATTGAAACTTGTTGTCGATCGCCGCATCTGCACCTTGAAAGCTGATCGCTCCTCATACAGGAGCGTGGATTGAAACTGTTGTTTACAATACCATTATATCAGATTTCTGGTAATCGCTCCTTATACAGGAACGTGGATTGAAACATTATGTCTGCACTGATTAAACTACGTAGGGAAGATCGCTCCTTATACAGGAGCGCGGATTGAAACTTCTATAAACTGTTTGTGATCTTGGCTCAAATACTATTGCTCCTTATACGGCGGGAGCGTGGATTGAAACTACTGTGGATCTGTATTTTTGGGAAAGTTTATTAATCGCTCCTCATACGGGAGCGTGGATTGAAACCAGTCTCCAAAACCATCGTCAATCGCCCATATTCATCGCTCCTTATACAGGGGTGTGGATTGAAACTATGCAAACCAATACGATTACAGCCAGTATTTTATCGCTCTTTACACGGGAGTGTGGATTGAAACGTTCACCCTCAATCTTGAAAGCATGGCAATACATTGCTCTTTACGCAAGAGCGTGGATTGAAACTTTCTTACCCAACGACCAAGCGCTGAGATTATTGACATCACTCCTTACACAGGAACGTGGATTGAAACGTAAACATCAGTGACAAGCATTTACAGAGCTATATCGCTCCTATGTAAGGAGCGCGGATTGAAACCGGGATACGGATGCTTTGCTTCTTTGACAAAAAATCGCTGATTTACAAATAAGCCTTCCTTTAAAAATGAAGTGCACCCCCTAAAGTTCATCGGATAACCTCGAGGGTTTTTCCAATGTCTACTTTAAGGGGTGCACTTCACGATTCAGGGAGGTGTTTTTCCTTGTCTCACTTTATGGGGCCAGTTCAATACCAGCACCTGTGGTCTTTTTTATTATATGAGCTTGTATTCTTAGAATACCACACTAATAGAACCGATAAACAGTACAAATAATTAGATAATAGGAAAAATATTCATGTTATAATAGCCAAGTACAATAGAATCGGCTCTCTCTGTAAAAAGTCTCATTTCGTGAACTCTAATTAATAGGGGCTATCTCTTTTGATAGCCCCTATTCTTATTGATTGTTAATTGTTTTCAACAACTCTTCCTCAGTTATTTCATTAAGCCCCTTCTCTGATTTAAAAACGCCCTCATAGTTTTCATATCCTATCAATCCCTTGGAGTCATTTAGTTTATACAACTGGTTAGGTGTATTTGGTACTAGGATTTCTTTATCGATGGATTCCACATATCCTCCGTTTAAAAACAGTAGGTAATCCCCGCCATCTATGTCAAGTTTGTCTTCATCCGTAATGTAGGCTATGTCTTTTCCAACCCGCAACCCCACTGGACGATAAAAATCAATGGTCTCTCCTTGTGTGATTTTCGTATTAAAGTCATTGCTATAGACCTTATCAACTTGTACTGTGTAAACACGATACAAAAGTTCTCCTACATTCTCTAGCTCAAATTCCTTAGACACCTCTCCTTTGATTATTAATTTTGAATTTTTAACTAATTCATCTGTTGATTTATATGTTTTGGATAAGGCGTAATGTTTCGATGATTCTTTTTCACTAAAGTACTTATCATATGTCCAAGACGAGCCGATTCCAACCAAAAGTGCAGCAGCTGTAATACCAAGAAACATTTTTTTCATCTAAACTCCACCTTTCCTTTTATTTTCCGTACAGTGAACGCAAGTTGTCTTTATCGTACTTTGTAGGACCATCCACATCAAAAACGTCATCGGGATCCATCAAAGATTCGACACTACTTTTAGTTGTATGTGCCAAGCCTAAAACGTGACCTATTTCATGTGCCATTGCGTTTATTGTATCATCTGTATTGAGTTTGTCACACATACCTCTGACAATAGTGATTTCTGCCGATACGTACGGTGTTCCGAGGTTTCCTTTTTTATCTTGAGGTACTCCCAGACCGTACGTCCCCAGCCACGTAAGTTGAGCGTCTACATCTTTGGTTGGATGTTTGACTTTTACTTGTGCCGGTTTGTTTTTATCGCTTGGATAAAAATCTATATTTGAGCTGATGCCATTCCAATATTCAGCGGCAGACCATAACAAATTGCCATATTTTTTATCCAAATTATAATTTTCATAGCGAACTACGGATAAATTCCATTGGCCACCCATGAAATCTGCGAATGCACTTGTTGTAATAAATGACAGAGAGGCTACAGTAGAAAAAAGTACTAATCCCACTTTAAAAGTGCGTTTCTTACTCATTGAAGTTCCTCCTTTAACTAATTTTAACATTTTTTAGACACTCACAATGTACTTGCCGAGACTGCTGAGTTGTAAAACAATACAGCTGCACCTGATTTTTGACGTTCTAAGAGCTGGGAATACAGGAGTGTCCTTTTTCACGATTTTGCAAGGTATTTACTCTCCTAATAATGCCGTCCTCCCTCCTATTTGTTATAAATTATTTTACCATCCCGTCCTATAAATTCCTTTTATTTCGAAAAATGTAGCACAGGCATATAATTTCGACAAAATCCTACATGGCTTGCATACACAGAGAAAAGGGTATAACATTTTAGCAATTGTACGCTAAGGAAAGATCGGCTGTTTTTAATAAGTTCTAAATATATGTAACTTAATAATTAGTAATGTTTATAGTATGGTATTATCTACTTCTTTCGTCTGATCAAAGTATCTTTTGATTCACTTATGATTTCTTTCACCAAGATGCCATGTGGTTTTTTCTGATAAACATCAATCGGAATTGGTATGCTGTTGCTAACCACCTCATTAACATCATAACGTATAAGATTACCGTAAGAATGCTTGTTTGCACCACGGGATTCAACCAGCCTCCGAACTTCCATATCGTGTCTATACCCCATATATTCTTTAAGTTCCTTCAAACTATAAAGCTTTCCTGGTACGCTTTCTAACTCCTTGGATACGATTCCTTTTTTGAATTCCTTATATAGTTTGTTGGCTGCTTTGTTTAACACTGCAAATGGAGTTTCCTTATTTTTATCATAGTTCCTCAGGATGAACTGATACTCTTCCTTGTCTTCAAACTCAGAGAAAGGGATATGGCCATACTTTATTTCTTTCTTAACATTTGTCCTTACAAAATCCCTAAAGTCCTCATCATTAAACAAGATTCTCTTTTTAGCCAATTCCAAGGTTTCTTCTTCCCATTC
This portion of the Brevibacillus laterosporus genome encodes:
- the cas8c gene encoding type I-C CRISPR-associated protein Cas8c/Csd1 produces the protein MILQSLYQHYIDMSKMSMIDKYYYSTEKVSFVLEISLDGGLLNILDVRDMERNHLIPIKMSVPQHVGRSSNVKPYFLCDTLEYLLGYIPPKSINSREKFEGCKLLHFEVLSRTLDEEAQAVIRFYQNWDINQVTENPIVRSITNILNESGLAVIKVEGSDHYLHDKPIIYEKWIEYQKKLIKKTSKAGQCLVTGEYSEEIARIHDLPIKGIKNAHSTGASLVCFNQDSFKSYGKDQGFNAPTSYKAVFGYTTALNQLLNSENNCIHHIGDMTTVFWSRTNHIEKEQEHASFFRSLIVEDKHEGSDQDKSLKDLFERIRKGSEITEEMKTSLKIPFYVMGLSPNKKRVFIRFFWQGSIEKLLDKCSQHANDLEIDGYMNIEKSVPTITTILLETVSKEKKVNKEFWKSIASLEGQLLSSILEGTLYPFSLFAAIVNRIKADQNVNSTKAAIIKAYLSRYARIYKKRLLQEVTTVALNEQTRDIPYRLGRLFAVLEKAQADAVGGKNKLNRTIKDRFFSSAVTTPGIVFPSLIVTANYHMSESTYGFLRERNIEEILEDVNNFPSHLNSQQQGVFILGYYHQKQHMYKKGEKVDDNSKNVPTD
- the cas7c gene encoding type I-C CRISPR-associated protein Cas7/Csd2; its protein translation is MTIQRTYQPIERRYDFVIIFDVTNGNPNGDPDAGNMPRVDGETGHGIVTDVCLKRRVRNYIEMIKHEETGFQIYVTEGVIHNEQHRQAYFSIRDQSNIKSTEPKLKPKDKEEANLLAQWMCDNFYDVRTFGAVMSSSVNCGQIRGPVQFTFSRSVEPIFSKDITITRQSVTKEGEDKQRTLGKKYIIPYALYRMNGFISAHFAEKSNFTEEDLNLLWEAIVHMFEHDRSASRGEMVVRKLIIFEHDSKLGIAPAHQLFDRIGIQKVLDQDQPARSFQDYVIEIERENLPAGVSIIEK
- the cas5c gene encoding type I-C CRISPR-associated protein Cas5, with translation MKYGVQLHVWGEYACFTRPELKPERGSYDVITPSAARGILEAILWKPSINWIVDRIHVLNEIKFATIRRNELSHVIPSGHIKTAIEKDKPIKRQIITNDKERQQRSSMILKNPAYLIEAHVELTSLAYESDTLEKYFNMFVRRARKGQCIHNPYLGCREFAANFSYVEKDDDIFHQSCYRETPDRDLGLMLWDLNYQRKRESFHFHAKMRQGVIDISTSVKKEGIRL